One Helianthus annuus cultivar XRQ/B chromosome 12, HanXRQr2.0-SUNRISE, whole genome shotgun sequence genomic region harbors:
- the LOC110887743 gene encoding uncharacterized protein LOC110887743: MEPECPQVTAEELHSVELVLSIGPTLEEDKGKKQTKGRITTKPKQVPKQVIPKGLNELLYKTIEQAKIRGDKRCAELGDKFCSPYCNRVVNMHEALLTQEMSVIRFTFATFAGLQEEFYRSKTEVATFKAVFESFYREQYVASNGIDAFVDILNLEEKKRDRKSSPHRFFLYSTMMPNICYDEEKYTDNQRLKIFSSNFEDMLNRYEVKKT; this comes from the exons ATGGAACCTGAATGCCCTCAGGTAACTGCTGAAGAATTGCATTCAGTTGAGTTGGTTTTGAGCATAGGACCAACATTGGAAGAAGATAAAGGAAAAAAACAAACTAAGGGGAGAATTACCACAAAGCCAAAGCAAGTTCCAAAACAAGTTATACCAAAAGGGTTAAACGAACTGCTTTATAAGACAATAGAACAAGCAAAAATAAGAGGTGATAAAAGATGTGCAGAGCTTGGAGACAAATTTTGTTCCCCTTACTGCAATAGAGTGGTGAACATGCATGAAGCACTCTTGACCCAAGAAATGAGTGTGATCCGCTTCACATTTGCTACCTTTGCAGGCTTGCA AGAAGAGTTTTACCGATCAAAAACTGAGGTTGCAACATTCAAAGCTGTGTTTGAAAGCTTCTACAGGGAACAATACGTAGCATCGAACGGAATAGATGCATTTGTAGATATTCTAAACCTTGAAGAGAAGAAAAGGGATAGAAAATCATCACCACACAGATTCTTCTTGTATTCCACAATGATG CCGAATATCTGTTACGACGAGGAGAAATACACAGACAACCAACGACTCAAAATATTTTCCTCGAATTTTGAAGACATGTTAAATAGATATGAGGTAAAAAAAACTTGA